The Methylococcus sp. Mc7 genomic sequence CTGCCGGCCGGGGAGCTGGAGGCAGCCGTGCTGGAGCAGATGCGCCGGGTGCTGCGGCTACCTCCCATGGTCGCCGGGGTGGCCGAGCGCGCCGCCCGGCTCGACCCCTCCCTGGACGAGGCCCAGGTCACGGTGGCCATGACCCGGCTGGATGCGATCTGGGATCAGCTCTTTCCGGAGCGCATCGTGCGGCTCCTCGTCGACAAGGTGATCGTCTCGCCGAACGACATCGAGGTGCGGTTCCGGCCGAACGGCATCGAGGTGTCGGCCCTGGAGCTGCGCCCCGACAAATCGGCAGGATTGCCGATTTGCACAGCCGAAGGCTGCCCGCAGGGCGGAGCACAGGATGTGCGCCGTGAACCCGCCCCGGAATCCCTCGAGGAGGCCGTGGCATGACAAATTCGTCGGGAACGACAAAATCGCTGGGAGCGATTTTGGACGGCGCAGCCGGCCCCCAAGGGGTGAACCCCAGGGATGGGGCGAACAATTTGGACAGCCGCAAGGCTGGCCCCGCAGCGAAATCTTGATCGACAAGACCGGTCAGCCAGAGGTGATCACCGCGAGCGACGGCAGCCTCACCGTCTCGGTGCCGATCCGGATCAAGCGGCGCGGCAGCCGCAAGGCGGTGACCCTGCCGGATGGCGAGACCATGCAGCCGCGCCCGTGGGATGACACGCCGACGCCGATCCAGCTCGCACTCGCCCGTGGCCACCGTTGGCTGGCGATGGTGGACAAATTCGCCGGGAGCGATTTTGGACAGCCGAAGGCTGGCCCCGGAAGGGGTGAGCCCCAGGGATGGGGCGAACAATCCGGCGAGGCGCGCACGCTGTCCGAGGTGGCCGAGCGCGAGGGGATGGATCGGGCCTATGTGAGCCGGATGGTGAACCTCACCACCCTGGCGCCGGACATCGTGGCTGCGATCCTCGACGAGACCCTGCCGCCGGAAGTGACGTTGTTCGATCTGGCGTCGGGGACGCCGTTATTGTGGGAGGAGCAGCGTCGCAGAATCAATGCCGTGACAATATGAATCCACTGCAAGAAGCGGAGGCGGGCACCTGGCCATGTGCCAACAGGACTGGAAGCTCCAGCCTTGAGGAATTGCCGCGCCTCAACGTACCCACACTCCAGCTGACGGCAAGTCCCGGTGAAACCACTCTTGACATTCGATGGGCTACATATATGATGACTATCATCTAATCAACGGATCGACGTCCCCGATGCGCTACCCGGCCGACCAGAAAGCTGAGACCCATAGGCAGATCGTGGCTGCCGCCGCTGCTGAGTTCCGCTGCAAAGGGCTGCAAGGGATCGGCATTGCCGAGTTGATGTCGCAACTTGGTTTGACGCACGGCGGCTTCTATGCCCACTTCAAGAATCGGGACGCGCTTGTGATGGAAGCCTCGGTCTGCGCGGCGACCGAGAGTCTCGACCGTTTGCTCGCGGCGGCAACGGATGTGCCGGCCGGCAAAGAGGTCGAAGCAATGCTGGATTTCTATTTGAGTCCGGCCCACCGGGATGATGTGGCCCACGGCTGCCTGCTCCCCGCGCTGGCCTCAGAGATTGCCCGGCAGTCGGAATCCGTGCGGAACGCTTTCACCGAGTCCTTGCAGACGAATCTGGCCAAGATTGCTCGCTACATGCCGGCGAGAGACAGCGACGGCAGGATGGCACAGGCGATGACCCTGATCTCCGGCATGGCGGGGGGAGTTCTCATTGCGCGTGCGATCAGTGATTCGAACCTCAGCGACGTCTTGTTGAACTCGGTCCGCATGCAACTGCTGGGACTGTACAGCGCATGGCAAGCATAGGCCATTTTTTTTGAGATTAAATATGATGTCAATAATATTATATTTTCATCTCCGCCCTGA encodes the following:
- a CDS encoding TetR/AcrR family transcriptional regulator: MRYPADQKAETHRQIVAAAAAEFRCKGLQGIGIAELMSQLGLTHGGFYAHFKNRDALVMEASVCAATESLDRLLAAATDVPAGKEVEAMLDFYLSPAHRDDVAHGCLLPALASEIARQSESVRNAFTESLQTNLAKIARYMPARDSDGRMAQAMTLISGMAGGVLIARAISDSNLSDVLLNSVRMQLLGLYSAWQA
- a CDS encoding zinc ribbon domain-containing protein is translated as MGRRPGDPRAELACARQQHPRSGAVPAQGDRRGIDGRALTPWSTRKKNGRIYRYYLPTRENKEHAGASGLPRLPAGELEAAVLEQMRRVLRLPPMVAGVAERAARLDPSLDEAQVTVAMTRLDAIWDQLFPERIVRLLVDKVIVSPNDIEVRFRPNGIEVSALELRPDKSAGLPICTAEGCPQGGAQDVRREPAPESLEEAVA